The following nucleotide sequence is from Harmonia axyridis chromosome 5, icHarAxyr1.1, whole genome shotgun sequence.
AACTAATTTTGTACAATTCTTTCTAATTTCATTGGACCAAGTTCTGTTCTGTTCAAATCACTTATTTTTACATTTGTAAGTTATATTACCTTCAGATGCAATAGAGATGTCAGAAAAACTCAATTCAAACATGAGCAATAAAAGGAATGGGATAGGTTGGGTGAGAGGCTCAAAGAAAATGTTCACATACAAGTGTCCGTAGTGGCCATGTCAAACTTGAAGCAATTGAAGATTAAATAATGATAAAAGTCTCAAGATCATATGTTTTTTAATAAAACCATTAACTTTTTCTCCTCAGTAGTATTTTCTGTAGCGTTGGTGCATGTATATAAAGAATAATATGTGTTTACTTCTATATATTCTGAGAACTTGTACTTCTATTTATCAtatgcaaaatttgaaaattattattgaaggttTGGCcccattattttcaatgatttgcatatattgaaaatatactaTCTGAAGTATAACTCCTTTCTTGTTAAGTATCCTCTTCATGTTTTTTTGAATGTAAACCATAAGGAAATGCTGGTTTGTTCTAGAGTCAAATTTCTCTTCTACAAGAAACAGTTCTGAAAATTAGTTTCTAAGTTCTTTAAATACCCAAAGAGCAATGAAATCATCTCTTGCGAAAACTTTCAAGCTATCTATGCCTTAAGACATATAAGAATTTATTCTATTATAATTATCTTTTGTCAGTCATCACCACTTCCctttacttaaattttttgaGCTaataatttgttgaatattCACAGTTTCATCTTCTGTTGATAAATGTTTGTCCACTGTTAAAAAGTACTACAAACATTGTTCACCTGTTGTTTCTAACTTTTGGACAGCACTTAATAAGTTTGTGAGTTCTGATAATGGTAATTCATCTTCATGCTCGAAATCCACAACTTCACATTCGTGTTTCTTGGAGCCAGCTTTTTGAGAACAGATTTCAATGGTTGAGGAAGTTAACTTATTCCAtgataattttatgaaataggGGCAATAGGCTTGTTTGATCCAATATTCAATGTACTTTGTAAGCATACATTTGTCTTTAAAAAAtttatgtatagggtgttttattagaaatatattattcTCAGTCCAGGCCTGTACTACTGAATTTTAACTAGCACTGCATATTGCTCATTGTCCTAGACTTAATCCtcaaaattttcatggaaatctaTCAATGCATTGAAGTGTTATATCAGTTGAAAGTTTTTGATGAAATGCAGAAAACCCCTTGTATCTTATAAACGACAAGACTTAGGACAATTTTCAGCACTGATCCAAATCATCCAGTTTGATGTGCATACGTGCTGAAAGCATGTGCTGTTATTCATATATCCATCCAAAATCGGTTTTCTGGCACCAAAAAAAATACCATTGTTGGGCTGTGCATTTTTCATAGTTGATTTATTTTTAACAGATAATGCAATTCCTATTAAGTCATGGTTCTCTGATCCATATGATGTGGCATTGCTCAATCTTCTACCAGTCTTGGATGCCTTGAGATTTACAGCAGATGTTAGATCCGTTCTTTCCAGAAATCTTCATTTGCATCGACTGTGGTAGATCTAATTAGGTGAGTTAACCTTTAATTTGTTTACTGAGTAGCCATTCTTTCAGCAGGATTAAAAACGATACGCCATATGTTCATCCTTTGTGCAAAATTCAGCGAAATGACTCATCAGCTACAGACCTCACAGCACAGTTTAATGATAAGCAACAGATAGCTCAACAAAATGAAATcacttttgaaaatattgtgacGCAAGTGCAGGAGTATGAAACTGATAACAGTAACGGTAGTAAAGTTAATAATAGAGTGTCCCAACGATCATGCAATTGAGATAAGAAGTGATTAAATACAGTAGTAAGAAGATATTTCAGTCTGATTCTATATGTTCTGAAGTTGAATTTTTAGTGCCACAAAAATTGTTTCGTATTACATACTTCTTTATGCAAATtttgcatttaaaaaaatttatctcGTATTAAGTGATTTGGagtgaaattaatttaaaaatatagctgtattattttctgatttttcagAATATAATGTAGGATTGTTTGAATCTATTGGTAAAATTTTTCCTTCATCAGTTCAATAAGCAGcagaaacaattttttgaatgtGACACTTATAAAAGGTTGAGTGGAAACCCTTTCTTTGTAGCTttgcttttattttttgatctcAACCTAATTTCATCATCAGTGtacattttgaaatatgtatcTAAATCAGCATTTTATTCTGTACATATTTagaataataaactttttttccatataaatatatatttcaattttttaaacaCACATAAGAAGCTGAAAAGTAATTTATTATCAGCATACTAAATTTGACTCCAAGATTCCTGCATTTCATCCTTAAAAGCAGTTgctgaatattttatataattttaattttactattttctgagtattatattcatcaaaatattgtTGAAGCAGGTACCTGATGTATCTATGTGTCATCGCTTGCCATCATTGAAGACCACTTGACAACTAcccatattcaaaaaaattttaatgttaAGACCAAAGCTAATTCTTAAACACGAATGAAGAAAATCTTCATTTCaggatttttttgtcaaaagttTTTCATCTCCACCAATATTCTTTGATAAGCTATGTATTCTTTGTATTTTTTCTGTATCAGAAAATGCAGGAATGCTgctgaattttaaattttttcttatggagaaattttgaagtgaaaaatgtctgtatatattgtagaataaaaattttcctcAGTTTGTTATGAATTGTTATCTTGCAATAATTGTACTTAAAcattgttgaatatttttttttgatcttATGCTTtctaaaaattttgataatttggTTATGTCCAAATATCTGTGTGGCTTACTGAAATTTgttctcaaaattcaaaatcctatttattttcaattaaaagaCATTTAAAACACTACGCTACCTTGGAAACAATTTTATTTGTCTCAATATTTATTGTGAATCTTGCAAATTTATGTGATACAGCTGAGCATTGTTATATCTGACAAAAGAATCATAAAATTAAATGTAAATAATCTTGTACAAAGGTTTGATATAGTTATAGCTAAATTAATCAGAATTAGGTGCTTCTATGCTCATATTCATTTTTGTTGATCTTCATGTTTTAATGTTATGTAGGTTTCTATACATAGTACAACTcttatttttctcaatatttcgtGTTCACtatttacaattattttattttctgtattttttcttaTCATCACTTTGTACATAGGGTCTTTTTGTCTTATTTATGAGTAAATATTTGGAGATTGTAAGTATAGTGATGGCGGAACAAAGTACCTTTAAATACTGTGAACTATGTAAaataggattaataaattttaatgaaaacaatgttttttatatttaaaaacTATGTTATATCATATTTTCAACgtacaataacaaaaataaattttttttttttttacttttaaatcaatatcaagacaaatttcaattatatatatGGACCAAATCAAAGAAATGCAAGTAAAATGTGGTTGTTCATATACGAGGTCTGGCTATTAAATAACGAGACTGCGCGCCTAGAGGGCGCTGTAAAAGGGTTGGGGAAAAAAAGAGTAGTTTTTTTAGATGCTTTGGGCATCTAGATCAAAATATTTAGATGCATAGACAAAAGTCTATGCACGTACCAAAACACGTTCTCGTCACTATTATTGTATTTGTGCAGTAGCAGCAAAGACTAGTCTGTGGTAGCGGTTTGAAACGAACGAGTTTTTTTCTCGTGTGACGAAAAACAGAAGCAACGTATCAATCTCAAATTTCTAGTTGAATTGAAAAACTCCGACTAAGTGCTATAAATTGTTGCAAGAGGCCTAGGGGACAATTCTCTCTCTCGTGTGCCAATTTTTGAGTGGTGTAAGCGCTTCAGTGAGGACAGAGAGAGCACCAACGCCCAGGTCGCTCTGTCACTGTTTCAACTCCGGAAACAGTGATCAAAATCAACCGAATTGTGAATCCAGATGGTCATTCGATAATATGTACGCACAATTTGGTTGATTTTGGTCACTGTTTCCGGAGTTCAAACAGTGACAGAGTGACCTGAGCGTTGGTCATTTTCAGTGCAATCTCGGTCCTCACTGAAGCGCTTACACTACTCAAAAACACGCTCACGAGATTGTCCCCATAATAGGCCTCTTGCAACAATTTATAGCACTCTGTcggagttttttcaattcaacgAGAAATCTGAGATTGATACGTTGCTCCTGTTTTTCGGCACGAGAAAAAAACTCGTTCGTTTTGGTACGTGAATAGACAAGATAGCTAGATCCCCAAAGCACTACTCGTTTTTTCCCCAACCCTTTTACGGCGCCCTCCAGGCGCAGTCTCGTTATTTAATAGCCAGACCTCGTATAAATAAGTGactaattccatattcaaatAAGTTATGACTTATACAGTTATATAAATTTCAGATCATCAATTTTGTAGTAAcagatatgaaaaatatttataggcCATTTTCAGACTGAGTGACAACACTTTTAACTGAAGTTGAAATATGTCTAAACACTTGAAATGTTACACATGTATAGCAATTGATATTGATCTATATCTGCTGATCAAAAAATGCAGTTTTACTTGAAAAGTATTAAAAGATATTTGATGCATACAAATATAGTGTCAAGCACAGTTTTCTACAGTAGGAAAATTCATATCGCACTATGATGGAATACTTAACTTTTGTTATAgctatatatttttgagaaaaacaaaatttaagttgaataatattattttattatgtggAGATTCTGTGCCTTTCTACTATAATTATGTAtatgaattaaatgaaaattatctcTGCCAATAGTTTCCTAAAGAGTCTCCATACACATACGTTGTTTGCTGTCTTGTTAAGTTCCATTAGGCGGATCGGAGTGGAAAAGTTCTTTTGTCGGTTGTTCATTGAGCACCTTGAGGATGCGGCAGTATCGTCTCAATGGGCCCAGTAGATATACCAGCAACGCACGGACGGATTTTCAAGAAAAGTACAACGAAGAgcagaattaaataaataatacatttttgattatttcaatacaaaaatatcCAGAATTATGATACTTGAGATTAGAAGTATTCTATTGATTTTTATGGGACTAATTTTACTTTAGCAAATACAGTTGAGTTTACCTATAATGATGAGTGTCGCATTTAACGAGAGCTGGGTTTTAGCGAACAATTTCTGTGGGAACAAATCGGTCTCCATTTAATTCAATGTAATATATAAGTTGGATATAATGAGTTCGGTTATAACAGCAGTTCGGATAttgcaaaaattatttttacaaattttataGAACTGCTTCTTTCACAACGAGATTTGATCACTCAGTCAACACAGAAAACCCCTCAATACAGGGACTGACAAAGCATTGCTAGATTGGTTCAAACGAAAAAGGATTCAAAACGTACCAATTTGTGGTCTGATATTGCAGAAGAAAACAGAAGATTTTTCTAGACTACTGTCCCCTGATAACGGAAACGTATCCTATTCCAAAAGCTGGATAGAACATTTCAAAAGAAGGTACCTTATAACTTCAAGTGGAATGCACGAAGAAGCTGCAAGTGCTTCAATTGAAAGTAGAGATGATtggttgaataataataataatgaataatcttTGGCCCGacataagaaaaaattaatgatgatattttcaatgctgaaattgagaaaattattgGTTGTAGGAAAATTAAGAACACCTAGATGCTTCAAGTCttgtaaaaattcattcattcatcaagATAACACaatgataaaatcaaaataagatGAAACAAGATTCAGTATCgctttaaattttaataattcccaTAATTTTTTACATCAATATTCTCACCAAACATTAGCTAATGAATGGTTTTACATGAACTTTGAAtttaatcaaagaaatattttatgagatacaatgaaataatttatctACATACATATTTCGAGTCAAACTAATATACAGTAAACAAAAAACACTTATAGTTCatgacaaaaattaatttttgttatacAAAATGTGATGGActaaaaaaatttggaatgaaaACCATGAAAATGTTAAAAGGTCACTCCAGATTTCTATCTTTATTCACTTAAGCTTTTTGGATAGGTGACTGATACACACTAAGCTTCTGATTCTCCTGTAGTAGCTTCTCCTAATATTGGTACAATGAGATTATCTTTTGacattaaattatatttggTTACAAAATGAGTGAACCTCTTACACAAACAAGTTTCTGTTTCAAATTCGTCAAATATGGAGCGATGGTGGTAGTATGCATGAGAAAATATTCTGTACACTCTTCGGCAGACAGATCCAAGCTTTGCTACAGATGACTCTTTAATACTAACCCTGTAAAGTAAATATGAATGGGCATCAATacacttatttttcaattattcaagaaaagtattgtttaaaaaaaatgctGGCACAAATGTCTTCACTAACAAATTCATTAATACAGAGTATTCATAAACAAGGGGCTGGCCATACATAGCAGGTTTCTAGCTTAGAATAACAAAGAGGTTGGGAATTATCACAAAGTtcgaactattgtaatattcttaACTTCGGCTAATCATTGAATCATTCTGTCAACACCGCACATTATTTCTGTTCCTCCTTCTCTGAGCAAATGTTGACCgatcacgagaatgtcacgtggtggtgttccctcttaatgcTGACCGCGTTACATTCTAATATTTCCTACTTCATGTGACTCAGCAAATCATAAGGGAATCACATGAGGATCTGAGGTGATAGTTTGGCTGTGCATCTAGCTTTGTCACTGTGACCCCTCATCACTTCAGGCTGAAAAGGATCTAAGAAGATCATGATCTAGTAAATATATTgccgattcatattcaaataaaatatgttCACTATCCATCAGGCCCATAGAATAGTTATCACCAAAGTCAacatcctcaaaaaaaaaaagacattaATATTTGAAGTCCTCATAGATATTTCCCAGGCTTGCGATACGGGTCtcaaccagaaaaaaaaaatacagaacctTATAAGGATAGGTGTGCCTCCGGCCAGTATATTACTACCAGTGCTCTTGTTCTGTAAACCAGAGATGAGACTGGAATAGCTACCGTCGCTGACGACAAgctttttgatattgaaaaatctaGACACTCATTCAGAATAAAAATCAATCATACAAAATTGGCTCAAGTAACTACTTGCTTAAAAAATTTACCTCTCATTCATAATTTATACAATGTTTATATCAGTGAAcaaaattgtaatatatttggATCTTACAGTTGATTGCGTACACTATAGGAAATTGCAAATCAATATCGTGACCACATGTAAAAAAGTGTTAAATATTATAGAATGTCTATAGAGCATTTCATGAGGCTCTAATAGGAAGTAGTTCTTAGCTTGTATAGAGAAACTATCCCGAATGGAATATAGCATAGTTGTCTGCCTCAGCTCAAAAATGACATCTATGTAAACTGAGCACCATACACAGGGAAGGTCTCAGATTGGGTATTAGTGCATTTCTTACAACTACATCAGCCTCAGTATATTGTGATTAGGGAAAAACGCCTCTAAATTATATGGTTCTAGTTTAATTAAAAACTTTCTCTCTGAGAACCTTATCATTATATGCAGCTCTAATTCACAAAGGCaaacaattgaagaatttcatacAGAAGAGCCTTATTCCTCCTAACTTAACCTATGAACAGGCAACACATACAAGTGATTTCTATTATTGTAAGAGCgagattaaataataataataaacgcctTTATTAGATAGATGCATTCTACtcaggggcgaagtctagcaatgctattcaacttaatgaaaaaattgaatactctaagacaaaaaaaaataatcaagaaaaaaaacagaacaaAAAGGGATACATGGAATAGAAGGAAACGGCCTCTCGGATCACCTAGTTATAAAACGACTACGATGATGATGAATTTATCTATGGGCATAGTTTATTGAGAAGACAAAAACAGTCTCTTGATAGCAAGTTTAAATGTATATGAGGAAAGCGTTCTAAGGGAAGaaggtattttattatattcaataacaGCGTTGTAGTGGAACGATTTTTTGAAACCAGATGTGAAATGTCTGGGAATATGCAGACTTGTTACATGTCTGAGAGAACCTCTAAAATTCAGGAGAAGGCGAAGATAAATAGGTCATCCAGTGTCAAGCACCTTATGTACCAAATAAAGTAAACCTTTACCCTGTTCTCCATTCTCAGCCAGCCaagtttgtttattttttgagatATGTTGAGGGAATACTTCGCTAGATCAAAAATGAATTTGCAACAATAGTTTTGAACCTTTTGAATTCGTTTTCTGTAGCAAACGTTGAGACAGAAACCATACACAAAGTAACCATAATTGAAGTGGGACAGTACAAGTGATTCGACTAACTTTAAACGAAGACCTGGGCTGAGTAATTCACGATTCAAATAAAGGAGTTTCAAAGCAGCAAAAGACCTTTTCAGTAGGGAAGTCACATGATCGCTGAACTTGAGCTTGTGGTCAATAAGTAAACCCAAATTTTTTGCACACTCCACACATAAACGTTGAAAAATTCTCTCTACATACATAAATAACAACATACCAACCAGaataaatgaattcatttttactaaatattttttttttaaaaggatTGTTTATAAAAGtataaaatatatcagaaatctaAGAGACATAACTTCATTTATTCCCTTATTGATTTCCACAAAAACCAagaagatattaaaaaaaattattacttaCCTACTAGGAAAATATTTATTACTGTTCAGAAGACATGCTGCTCCATCTAAGGTATGTCTTGTATAATCTATGGCAGCACATTCTTTAGGGGTTTTATGAGCTGCACATAAAAATATCCATTGCTCTGTTGCTGTCATTTGGTTACATGTTTCTGGACGACATTCTTCTTGGAGGCGGATAGCCAAACCATTCAGTTCCATACAGAATTGTCTAAAATATGTTAAATCCAAGAGAGTTATATCACCATGGTATGATTTGTTTGAAAAGCATTCATAGACAGCTCAGTTTTGTAAATTTATGCTCTCCAATTCCTCAATTAAGCTTTAGATACAGTGCAACTAAAGCACAATTTTAAGGATGTTGCAGTAAATAAGTGACAGAGCAACTGGTTAAAATTGCCTTCGAATCTCATCttagtttttttcattaaatagaTGATTATCATAGAAAACAGAAGcattatataataaaaattatagatTCTGAGTAATTAATAAGCAGTTCACCTCAAATGCTCATATTTCCATACACCTTCATCTAGAGTTTCTGGCATTTTTAATATTAGCTCAATATTACTTGGATCTTTACGTATCAATTGTTGAATACACTGTTGAACTGCCAAGGTACTATCCATCTCTTCGTAAGCTTCATCAGGCCAACGACAAAAATCCTATATAAAAAGAAGGAACATattaatataaaacaaaatatttacgtGAAAGTATTAACCTCTGCTTTTGTTCCAGGTCTGTTTCTTCGCAAAATTGTAGCACCATCAGCCATCTTCATTTTGGACatcaaaattacttatatatGTCGAGAAGTTCTCTAGCctgaaaaatttacaaaatatacTTGGAACTTTATTCGAGTATTATAACTATTGTGGACGTTCTGAACTCAATGGAAAACAGTAGCTGACACTGACAGCCATTGACATTCGTGacttttgttttcatttgatcccgtgaaatatacagggtgaaggGTCCCCTAATGAAAGTCAtgtcgttttcgagatatattctacAATAAATATGTGGAATTATAACAATAGGTGAAATAGAATTATAAAGATATCTATataaacaaaattaatgaataaaatcaGGAACGCACTGAAGAGAAATCAGAATTGCTTTtgggcgctcgttcattcaggCGCTTATTGCACCCTTGGTCTTGGAGAGCACATAACCTTATATAGGAATATGATATATTTAATTACTTCGattaaattatcaaaaatcaCCTCATCAGATAATCAACGAAGTTACCCGTGAAGACAATCACTAGActcaattttatcaattttcatttcaacattTAAATAAGATTGTTCCTCAATTTATTCAATCAACACCAGAGAAGACAAACTTACTGTAATAGCAGACGAAAACAACTCAGATATCACATTATTACAGGAACCAATactaggcccagtttcaccaaacagcacttgatcccagattgattaaactccgcttgttactaaaatCTACGACTACGGCCTACGTATCACCTATCGAAGAGATCTGTCTCTTCGATAGGTGATACGTAGGCCATAGTCGTAGATTTTACCGTtttttaggcccagtttcaccaaatgctttaatcttgacttagctcttaagtgaggccttagatcacgattaatgtaatgtagcgtttcaccacactctaaagcgccatttaatcgaccaatcgcgatttagcactaatcggccatttttggaggattataactaagatgcatcttaattataacctttcaagttgagattaataattatttatcagtatttCAATCTAAATCTAATCTAGTGTTGCCACTTCTGAGTGGCAACACtagattagatttagatttaattaaggaggttacgtttcactgcgacctaatggtctattgtgcccctcaTCAGAGTTATTCTCTCCATAActtgatctacagctcgccttccagttccagagttctgatgaactccaatatctgggatggcttcaaggaggctaattcctcacttatATAAGTTTCGTATCCAAagtaggttttgcgttggctactTGGCTAGCAATGGCGAGGCATtacgtcaccaggtgatccggagtttcttcctcctccccacagaatctgcactcgtcattttctgttagaccgattctcatgaggtgtttcctaaagCGGCAATAATGCCCTGTGAGAAATCCATTAAGGAGGTGGGAGCATTAATGAAGAGCAGAATTAGACATCATAAAAAATAGTAACATCACTGGTGACCTAAACAACAAAAACGCAGAATGGAACATCAATTGAAAGAACCAATAGAAGAGGAAAC
It contains:
- the LOC123679858 gene encoding MOB kinase activator-like 4; translation: MSKMKMADGATILRRNRPGTKAEDFCRWPDEAYEEMDSTLAVQQCIQQLIRKDPSNIELILKMPETLDEGVWKYEHLRQFCMELNGLAIRLQEECRPETCNQMTATEQWIFLCAAHKTPKECAAIDYTRHTLDGAACLLNSNKYFPSRVSIKESSVAKLGSVCRRVYRIFSHAYYHHRSIFDEFETETCLCKRFTHFVTKYNLMSKDNLIVPILGEATTGESEA